Proteins encoded together in one Mercenaria mercenaria strain notata chromosome 18, MADL_Memer_1, whole genome shotgun sequence window:
- the LOC123538032 gene encoding mucin-22-like, whose translation MEIRVLKVVCVLSVLCSTSGKTSVSDTVTSEVGSSFVTTESTTSGQTASSTSGTVTSEVTSSSVTTEPTASGQSSTSGTVTSEVASNSVTTEPTTSDKSSTSGTVTSEVASNSVTTEQTTSGQTSTSGNVPLEVASNSVTAEPTTSDQTSTSGTVTSEVASSSVTTESATSDQTSASGTVTSEAASSSVTTEQTTSGQTSTSGTVTLEVASSSVTTELTTSGQLSTFGIVTSEVASSSVTTEPATSGQSSISGTVTLEVSSSSAKTNPTTSGQTSTSGTVTSEVAVTSITTQPTTSDQISTSGTVTLEVASSAVTTEPTSLGQTLASETVNSTVASSSVTTEPTTSDQTSTSGTASSSVTTKTTTSGETSTSGIVTIEVTRSSKTTEPTTSHQNSSSTSGTVTSEVTSSAGTTEQTTLGQTSTSETVTSAVASSNVTTEATQSGQSSTSETVTSAVASSSETGEATTSDEISTSGTVTTVVTSSSKTTEPTTSDQSSVSRTVTTEVASSSVTTAPTTSGQTSTFGPLTSEVASSSVTTELATSDQTSTSRTVTTEVSSSSVTTEPTTSGQTSTSGPLTSEVASSSVTTEPATSDKTSTSRTVTTEVSSSSVTTEPATSGQTSTS comes from the coding sequence ATGGAAATTCGTGTCTTGAAAGTGGTGTGCGTTCTCTCAGTTTTGTGCTCAACATCAGGTAAAACTTCAGTTTCTGACACAGTGACGTCGGAAGTTGGCAGCAGCTTTGTAACAACAGAATCAACAACATCAGGTCAAACTGCATCTTCAACTTCTGGAACAGTGACTTCGGAAGTTACAAGTAGCTCTGTAACAACAGAACCAACAGCATCAGGTCAAAGTTCAACATCTGGAACAGTGACTTCGGAAGTTGCAAGTAATTCTGTAACAACAGAACCAACAACATCAGATAAAAGTTCAACTTCTGGAACAGTGACTTCGGAAGTTGCAAGTAATTCTGTAACAACAGAACAAACAACATCAGGTCAAACTTCAACTTCTGGAAATGTGCCTTTGGAGGTTGCAAGTAATTCTGTAACAGCAGAACCAACAACTTCAGATCAAACTTCAACATCTGGAACGGTGACTTCGGAAGTTGCAAGCAGCTCTGTAACAACAGAATCGGCAACATCAGATCAAACTTCAGCTTCTGGAACAGTGACTTCGGAAGCTGCAAGCAGCTCTGTAACAACAGAACAAACAACATCAGGTCAAACATCAACATCTGGAACAGTGACTTTGGAAGTTGCAAGCAGCTCTGTAACAACAGAATTAACAACATCAGGTCAACTTTCAACTTTTGGAATAGTTACTTCGGAAGTTGCAAGCAGCTCTGTCACAACAGAACCAGCAACATCGGGTCAGTCTTCAATATCTGGAACTGTGACATTGGAAGTTTCAAGCAGCTCTGCAAAAACAAATCCAACGACATCAGGTCAAACTTCAACTTCTGGAACAGTGACTTCGGAAGTTGCAGTCACCTCTATTACTACACAACCAACAACATCAGATCAAATTTCAACTTCTGGAACGGTGACTTTGGAAGTTGCAAGCAGCGCTGTAACAACAGAACCAACATCATTAGGTCAAACTTTAGCTTCTGAAACTGTGAATTCTACAGTTGCAAGTAGCTCTGTAACAACAGAACCAACAACATCAGATCAAACTTCAACTTCTGGAACTGCAAGCAGCTCtgtaacaacaaaaacaacaacctCAGGTGAAACCTCAACTTCCGGAATAGTGACCATTGAAGTTACAAGGAGCTCTAAAACAACAGAACCAACGACATCACATCAAAATTCATCTTCAACTTCTGGAACAGTGACTTCGGAAGTTACAAGCAGCGCTGGGACAACAGAACAAACGACATTAGGTCAAACTTCAACATCTGAAACAGTGACTTCTGCAGTTGCAAGCAGTAATGTAACAACAGAAGCAACACAATCAGGTCAAAGTTCTACTTCTGAAACAGTGACTTCTGCAGTTGCAAGCAGCTCTGAAACAGGAGAAGCAACAACATCAGATGAAATTTCAACTTCTGGAACAGTGACTACGGTAGTAACAAGCAGCTCTAAAACAACAGAACCAACAACATCAGATCAAAGTTCGGTTTCTAGAACGGTGACTACGGAAGTTGCAAGCAGCTCTGTAACAACAGCACCAACTACATCAGGTCAAACTTCAACTTTTGGACCACTGACTTCGGAAGTTGCAAGCAGTTCTGTAACAACAGAACTAGCAACATCAGATCAAACTTCAACTTCTAGAACAGTGACTACGGAAGTTTCAAGCAGTTCTGTAACAACAGAACCAACAACATCAGGTCAAACTTCAACTTCTGGACCACTGACTTCGGAAGTTGCAAGCAGTTCTGTAACAACAGAACCAGCAACATCAGATAAAACTTCAACTTCTAGAACAGTGACTACGGAAGTTTCAAGCAGTTCTGTAACAACAGAACCAGCAACATCAGGTCAAACTTCGACTTCCTGA